A stretch of DNA from Tautonia rosea:
CGAGGCGGTCCACCCAATCCAGCCCGAGCGGCCGGTACAGCGTGTCCTGTCGCGTGGGGGGAGCTTCGGCGAGCCGGCGGTCGACCCGATTGTCCTGTATGCCTGGCTCGTCCGGAACCTGGAACGTCTGATCGAGGAACTACGGTTCCACCGCCTCTGTACCGGTCGGTTGACCGTCTGGGTCTCGTACCGCAACGGCGAGGTGGGGGTCGGCCAGGTTAACCCGACCGTGCCGACCGACCGCTTCGACCTGCTGCTCGACGCGGCTCGGGTGTGCCTGCGACGGGCGTACGTCCCCCGGGTCGCCGCGACCCGGATGCATCTGATCGCCGAGCGCCTCGTTCGTCGCACCTCCTCTCCCCGAGGCCTGTTCGATTCGCCCGCCGCCGCCGACCGCGCTGAGGCCGTCGCCCAGCTCAAGGAAACGATCAACCACCGCCACGGCCGTTTCTCCCTCCGCAGCGCCGCCACGCTCCCCCTGGCCGAGGTTTACCGCGACGCGGCCAACGGCTTCGATATCTGCGACATCCGTGGCAAATTCTGCTTCTGACTACCCTGCTCCGCTTTGATTCGCTAGGATGAAGAAATGCCTTCTTCCCGGCTCCGCCGTTCGGGAGGTTTGCACTGTTGGAGGGGTGCCAGAGTGGTCGATTGGGGCGGTCTTGAAAACCGCTGAGGCGGCAACGTCTCCGGGGGTTCGAATCCCTCCCCCTCCGTTGTGTTGAGATTGAAGCGGGCTTGTTGGCGGGTGGGTAGGGTTGTGGATGGTCGTGGTGTGTGAATGAGCTGGCCCTTTGCGTTCTGAGGTCACTCGGAACCGCTGGACCGCAGCAGTTCAATGAGGGTGGACCGAAACTGGTTGAGGAGCGAGATGCTGTACGGCATCGCCAGGTTGTCGGTCTCGCCCGGGTCGGTTCCCAGGGCATAGAGTTCTTCCTGGGGAATTGGTGGGCGTTCGGTTCGGATGTATTTGAGTTGACGGTCATCCATGATCGAGATCATCGGACCTCCGAAGACGGGAGAGTGTCCCCCGTTCGGGAGGAACATGTCCGGTCCAGGGACGGATGCCACGGCTGGGGACGGGAGATTGGCGCTTCGGATGGACCCTTGATCGGTTGCATCGTTCTTGCCTGGTCTCCAGAGTGATGCGAGAGAGGTGCCGGGGAGCGGTTCGCCGGGGTGGCCGGCGAGGTCGAGAATCGTTGCAGGAAGATCTCGGAGGCTGACGACTCGGTCGATGGTCTGCGCGTTCGGAGCCAGGCCGGGGGCGACAATCAGCAGAGGGACGTGCAACTGGTCTTCGTAAAGGCTGACACCGTGCCCAAAAAGACCGTGCTCGCCGAAGGCCTCGCCGTGGTCGGAGGTCACAATGACGATCAAGTCGTTAAGGAGCCCGCGCTGGTCGAGCTCGTGAAAGAGCCGGCCGAGGTGCTGGTCCAGGGAGGCAATGCACGAATCGTAGCCGTCGATCAGGAGGGCCTGCTGTTCGGGGGTGATCTCGGACTTGTCGGAACTCAGCCACCAGTTCTCCAGGAAGGCCCGATCGGTAGGGATGCTCGGTTGATCTCCGAATCGATGTTCCTCCCCCGGAGGAACGAGGTAGGGGTCGTGGGCATCGAAGTAGTTCAGAAAGGCGAAAAAGGGACGGTCTCTGGCCCGATCGTGGTCGAGCCATTCGAGGAAGCGGCGATTGATTGACGCAGCGTCGATACGAGCGAACCGCCGGAGCGGGGGAGGCTCTCCTGGCCTCAAGGACGTTGCGATCCTGCCGATCAGATCGACAAGGCGCCCCCCAACCTCGGAACTTGCAAGGATTGTGGAAAGGTTGAAGGGGAGATCTTCGTAGTGAGCGAACCCGCGGGAAAGGCCCGTCGCGTAGGTGGTGTAGTAGGTATTGGCGACGATTCCGACGGTGTCGTAGCCGATCGAGGCCAGGCTGCCAGCCAGGGTTGGGCCGTCCTCGGACATCGGGCCGAAGCGTCCTTGGCAGACATCGAAGGACCATCGGCCGGTCATGAGAGTCGCGTGCGAGGGGAGGGTCCAGGGCGCCGTGGCTCGGGCTCCGGTGAAGGTGACCCCTCGCTTGGCGAACGCTTCAAGGTTCGGGGAGGTCTGGCGCTCGGATCCGGAACCGGGAAGGCTCAGATGGTCTGCCCGAACCGTGTCCAGAACAAGGAGCACGATGTTCGGGCCTTGAGGTTCTTCAGTGTTGTGGACGAGAGGAGGTCGGTCGGCATGTCTCCAGGCCACGATCCCGAGGAGGCCGAGAAGCAACACGGGTAGGGTGAACCGGACGATTTGGGCGATGACTCCTGATCGGCGTTGGAGGATCGGGACAATGATCGATGCTCCCCCCAAGGCGAGAAGCAGGAGAGCCCCGGGATGGAGGCCCTGACCCAGGATCAGGAGGGTCGGCAACATCGCCAGGGCGACCAGCACTTGCGGGCCGAGCCGATGGCCGAGCCGGGGATGAAAGGCGGTCAGGATTGCGATTGGGATTGCAATGGAGAGCAGGAAGCCGGCGTTGACCATCGGGATCGTCCACGGATAGGCCCGGATCTTCCCGAGATAAGGCCAGACCTCGCCAGACCTTGTCCGGATGAGGAGGAACACGGCCAGTTCCGCCGCGCCGGCCAGAAGTCCCAACCAGGCCGCAAGCGCCAGGAGCCCGATCGGACCCGGGCCGCTGCCCTGCTCCGTCCGAGGTTCAGCCTGCACGGAAGGGCTCCTGCTGGGCGTTTCGTGGTTCGTCTGGCTCATGAATTCCTCTCGAATCGTTCCCGCATTAACCTCCGACGATCGCTCAATCAAACCCGACTCAATTTCGAAAAAGTGGCCAGCCGATCGAGCCGTGACGCCTACAGACTTGAGAGAGCGTCAACGAGAGGGTTTTCGGCCGTATCCTTGACGCAGTTCATGGGATTGTAAGGATGCGTTCGCCTGATGGAGTGAACGTGTTTTTCCCAATTCCGAAGGGTTTCCCCTGAATTCGCAGGAAAACACCCCGAACACGGGGTGGTTCGGTATCCCTGCGCTCGACGGGAACCATCGAGAGGTAGAAAGACCCATGTTCGAACCATTGCTGGCCTACATTGGTCCCGAAACGGTGCTTCCGCTGACCTCGGTGCTGGCCGGAGCCATGGGAGTCGCCATGATGTTCGGGCGTAACGTGTTGCGGGGGCTCGGACGGATCTTTCGGAGGCCTCCCCGAGTCGAATGAATCATCCTGGGAGATGTTTCGAGCGAGTGTTGTGATTGGGACTCTCGAGCAGTTACGGAACGGTTCGAACGGGTCAAGTTTTGATCACATGGAGGTTCGTCGGTGTGAAAAGGCTCGGGATCGAGCGGGTGATCATTGTTGGGC
This window harbors:
- a CDS encoding sulfatase, with product MQAEPRTEQGSGPGPIGLLALAAWLGLLAGAAELAVFLLIRTRSGEVWPYLGKIRAYPWTIPMVNAGFLLSIAIPIAILTAFHPRLGHRLGPQVLVALAMLPTLLILGQGLHPGALLLLALGGASIIVPILQRRSGVIAQIVRFTLPVLLLGLLGIVAWRHADRPPLVHNTEEPQGPNIVLLVLDTVRADHLSLPGSGSERQTSPNLEAFAKRGVTFTGARATAPWTLPSHATLMTGRWSFDVCQGRFGPMSEDGPTLAGSLASIGYDTVGIVANTYYTTYATGLSRGFAHYEDLPFNLSTILASSEVGGRLVDLIGRIATSLRPGEPPPLRRFARIDAASINRRFLEWLDHDRARDRPFFAFLNYFDAHDPYLVPPGEEHRFGDQPSIPTDRAFLENWWLSSDKSEITPEQQALLIDGYDSCIASLDQHLGRLFHELDQRGLLNDLIVIVTSDHGEAFGEHGLFGHGVSLYEDQLHVPLLIVAPGLAPNAQTIDRVVSLRDLPATILDLAGHPGEPLPGTSLASLWRPGKNDATDQGSIRSANLPSPAVASVPGPDMFLPNGGHSPVFGGPMISIMDDRQLKYIRTERPPIPQEELYALGTDPGETDNLAMPYSISLLNQFRSTLIELLRSSGSE